Proteins encoded by one window of Antechinus flavipes isolate AdamAnt ecotype Samford, QLD, Australia chromosome 4, AdamAnt_v2, whole genome shotgun sequence:
- the TMEM101 gene encoding transmembrane protein 101, translated as MNRTPSCALSPQTDIPDAPPLGSRNHVLPGVGRDWAQFPAGREKPAVPEASVRIPPSPFPARPRCSIRSETEVEPGCRLSFPKMAAGPGRRRRLLQLLMQFGSVLLTRCPFWGCFCQLMLYAERADARRKPDIPVPYLYFDMGAAVLCASFMSFGVKRRWFALGAALQLAVSTYAAYIGGYVHYGDWLKVRMYSRTIAIIGGFLVLASGAGELYRQKPRSRSLQSTGQVFLGIYLICVAYSLQHSKEDRLAYLNHIPGGELTLQLLFILYGILALAFLSGYYVALAAQILAVLLPLIILLIDGNIIYWHNTRRVEFWNQMKLIGENVGIFGAAVILATDG; from the exons ATGAACCGGACGCCGAGCTGCGCTTTGTCTCCGCAGACGGATATCCCAGACGCACCTCCCCTCGGCAGCCGGAACCACGTGTTGCCCGGTGTAGGTCGGGACTGGGCTCAGTTTCCGGCCGGAAGAGAGAAGCCGGCGGTCCCGGAAGCCTCCGTTCGCATTCCCCCATCACCCTTTCCCGCCCGCCCCCGCTGCTCGATCCGGAGCGAGACCGAGGTCGAGCCTGGGTGCCGTCTGTCCTTCCCCAAGATGGCGGCAGGTCCGggccggcggcggcggctgctgcaGCTACTTATGCAGTTCGGTTCGGTGCTGCTGACGCGGTGTCCATTCTGGGGCTGCTTCTGCCAGCTCATGCTGTACGCCGAGCGGGCCGACGCGCGCCG GAAGCCGGACATCCCGGTGCCCTACCTGTACTTTGACATGGGGGCCGCTGTGCTCTGTGCCAGCTTCATGTCATTTGGGGTGAAACGCCGTTGGTTTGCGCTGGGAGCTGCCCTCCAGCTGGCCGTCAGCACCTATGCAGCCTATATAGGAGGCTATGTCCACTATGGAGATTGGCTGAAG GTTCGAATGTATTCCAGAACCATTGCCATCATTGGTGGTTTTCTGGTGTTGGCTAGTGGAGCCGGCGAACTCTATCGTCAGAAACCACGAAGCCGATCTTTGCAATCTACGGGCCAAGTGTTCTTGGGCATCTACCTCATCTGTGTG GCTTACTCCCTGCAGCACAGCAAAGAAGACCGGCTGGCATATCTGAACCACATCCCAGGAGGGGAACTCACACTCCAGCTGCTCTTCATCCTTTATGGTATCCTGGCGTTGGCCTTCCTCTCTGGCTACTATGTGGCCCTGGCTGCTCAGATCCTGGCTGTGCTGCTACCTCTTATCATCCTCCTCATTGATGGAAACATCATCTATTGGCACAACACTCGGCGAGTTGAGTTCTGGAATCAGATGAAGCTCATTGGCGAGAATGTGGGCATCTTTGGGGCTGCAGTGATCCTGGCTACTGATGGCTGA